From a single Terriglobia bacterium genomic region:
- a CDS encoding Fur family transcriptional regulator, translating into MVLAKHLEQRRSVTTQLREHGLRLTRQRRVIADVLQQAGEHLDAPEVLRRARQQMPGLHLATVYRALESLKKLGIIDELDLMHVNGHGHYYEARTNKDHMHFTCQRCHAVFEIQDELFERLKNQIAGRHGFTLRVARLELGGLCAKCAAKAKETGTPPVSVGAVEQKKAGRGCADDR; encoded by the coding sequence ATGGTCCTCGCCAAACACCTCGAGCAACGCCGCTCCGTCACCACCCAGCTTCGCGAGCATGGTCTCCGTCTGACCCGCCAGCGCCGCGTGATCGCGGATGTGCTTCAGCAAGCCGGAGAGCACCTCGACGCGCCTGAAGTGCTGCGCAGGGCCCGGCAGCAAATGCCCGGCCTGCATCTGGCCACCGTCTATCGCGCCCTGGAATCGCTCAAGAAACTTGGCATCATTGATGAGCTTGACCTGATGCACGTGAACGGGCACGGGCATTACTACGAGGCCCGCACCAACAAGGACCACATGCACTTCACGTGTCAGCGGTGTCATGCGGTGTTCGAAATTCAGGATGAGCTGTTTGAAAGGCTGAAGAACCAGATCGCAGGACGCCACGGGTTTACCCTCCGCGTGGCGCGGCTGGAACTGGGCGGCCTTTGCGCGAAGTGCGCGGCCAAGGCCAAAGAAACAGGCACTCCGCCCGTTTCCGTTGGCGCCGTCGAGCAAAAGAAGGCGGGCCGCGGTTGCGCGGACGACCGGTAA
- a CDS encoding MXAN_5187 C-terminal domain-containing protein — protein MTVDEELSRLEEYIRRLKIEYEAYFSGGKPHPPSDAVFRVEQVIKNFASDAGRLNVSQRFRFNGLSQRYAVHNDLWRKRLRSREEGREAAPRRPLAETDSVARIVCCDPDREQAQVDKLLHALVNAKQRVGERTDDLDPARFRKFVCEKTTQLKRELGCDRVQFSVTIKRGRVRFTAVEADS, from the coding sequence GTGACGGTTGACGAGGAACTGTCCAGGCTCGAGGAGTACATCCGCCGTCTCAAAATTGAGTATGAGGCTTACTTTAGCGGAGGGAAGCCGCACCCTCCAAGTGACGCTGTCTTCCGGGTTGAGCAGGTCATCAAAAATTTTGCGAGCGATGCGGGCCGGTTGAACGTCAGCCAGCGCTTCCGGTTCAACGGTCTCTCGCAGCGATATGCCGTCCATAACGATCTCTGGCGGAAGAGGCTTCGCTCGAGGGAAGAGGGCCGCGAGGCCGCGCCGCGAAGGCCGTTGGCGGAAACGGATTCGGTGGCGCGGATCGTCTGCTGTGATCCAGACCGCGAGCAAGCCCAGGTGGATAAACTCCTCCATGCCCTCGTGAACGCCAAACAACGCGTGGGGGAGCGGACCGACGATCTTGACCCTGCAAGGTTTCGGAAATTCGTTTGTGAAAAGACCACGCAGCTCAAGCGGGAACTGGGATGCGACAGGGTCCAGTTTTCCGTCACCATCAAACGCGGCAGGGTGCGGTTTACGGCAGTGGAAGCTGACTCGTAA
- a CDS encoding FtsX-like permease family protein produces MSERAEQPGKRRSLFWRLWVRSLVVRRPQAALAVISLLVGASLASMLLNLYGDVHRKMTQEFRSYGANVILSSKAAASSGQAALGALIDGAVFQRVESLQSGVKGLVAAPVLYLVARVSRVPTEPRLPDFENVVGVGSDFAALKALVPGWRIAAGADEGPLGPGSCAVGAHLAERFRLKPGDSLKLTAGDGSAASETFQVAAVISTGASEDDQVFVSLPELQKLAGLESKISMIQMNIPGQTVDIERGVHQMAAAFPQLDVRPVRQIVYSQGKVLHTIRGLLISLMGLILAIIALCVMATMTAIVLERRKDIAVMKALGATNQKVTRLFLVEGASLGLVAGLAGFAAGGLLAAQVGQRLFGVSLGVVWWTLPLVWGATILLAALATFFPVGIMRGIQPATALKGE; encoded by the coding sequence ATGAGTGAAAGAGCTGAACAACCCGGAAAGCGCCGTTCGCTTTTCTGGCGGCTGTGGGTCCGCTCTCTGGTGGTAAGGCGGCCGCAAGCCGCGCTGGCTGTGATTTCCCTGCTGGTTGGGGCCTCGCTGGCATCGATGCTTCTCAACCTTTACGGCGACGTTCACCGCAAGATGACCCAGGAGTTTCGTTCTTACGGCGCCAACGTCATTCTCAGCAGCAAGGCAGCGGCCTCGAGCGGCCAGGCAGCCCTGGGGGCCTTGATCGACGGAGCAGTCTTCCAGCGGGTGGAATCCCTGCAATCCGGGGTGAAAGGTCTTGTCGCCGCGCCGGTGCTCTACCTGGTGGCGCGCGTTTCACGCGTGCCGACGGAGCCCCGGCTGCCGGACTTCGAAAACGTTGTCGGCGTGGGATCTGATTTCGCCGCCTTGAAGGCCCTGGTGCCGGGCTGGCGAATCGCCGCCGGAGCAGATGAGGGTCCCCTCGGTCCGGGCTCATGCGCCGTGGGGGCGCACCTTGCCGAGCGCTTCCGGCTGAAGCCGGGAGACTCGCTGAAACTCACAGCCGGCGATGGCTCGGCGGCATCCGAAACTTTTCAAGTGGCAGCCGTGATTTCCACTGGCGCGTCGGAAGACGACCAGGTTTTCGTTTCTCTGCCAGAACTGCAGAAGCTGGCTGGCCTCGAGAGCAAAATCAGCATGATTCAGATGAACATCCCCGGCCAGACGGTCGACATCGAGCGGGGCGTTCATCAGATGGCGGCAGCTTTCCCCCAGCTTGACGTGCGGCCTGTCCGCCAGATTGTGTATTCTCAAGGGAAGGTCCTGCACACCATCCGTGGACTCTTGATTTCTCTGATGGGTCTGATTCTGGCGATCATCGCTCTCTGCGTGATGGCCACCATGACGGCCATCGTGCTGGAGCGAAGAAAAGACATCGCGGTGATGAAAGCGTTGGGGGCCACCAACCAGAAAGTCACCCGGTTGTTTCTGGTGGAGGGCGCAAGCCTGGGGCTAGTGGCTGGCCTGGCAGGATTTGCGGCGGGCGGTTTGCTGGCCGCCCAGGTAGGCCAGCGGCTTTTCGGCGTGAGCCTGGGCGTGGTGTGGTGGACGTTGCCGCTGGTCTGGGGAGCCACCATTCTGCTGGCGGCGCTGGCCACCTTCTTCCCCGTGGGCATCATGCGCGGCATTCAGCCGGCCACCGCGCTTAAGGGAGAGTAA
- a CDS encoding ATP-binding cassette domain-containing protein, which yields MNAVSLEKVTKRYDSFDAVSSLTMEIREGAVFGLLGPNGAGKTTTLRMIVRILIPDQGSVQVLGEPLSERTQDLIGYLPEERGLYRQMRLLEILRFLGALKGLSEAESERRARVWLERLGLADRLNVEVHSLSRGMQQKVQFIAAIIHRPRLVILDEPFTGLDPVNAALIKDVMLELRNQGATIILSTHRMDQVEQMCDSICLMNKGQKLLDGDLKAIKKSYGNNTVRMEFAGDQTFLQLPGVIERINSYGEMVDITLRPGADAQRILKSAVERGVQVRRFELIEPPLNDIFIEKVSERNA from the coding sequence ATGAATGCAGTAAGCCTTGAGAAGGTTACGAAGCGCTACGATTCCTTCGATGCGGTCAGCAGCCTGACGATGGAAATCAGGGAAGGGGCCGTCTTCGGTCTGCTGGGGCCGAACGGGGCCGGCAAAACCACCACGCTGCGCATGATTGTCCGCATCCTGATTCCCGACCAGGGATCCGTCCAGGTCCTGGGCGAGCCGCTCAGCGAACGGACGCAGGACCTGATCGGGTATCTGCCGGAAGAGCGGGGGCTCTATCGGCAGATGCGGCTGCTTGAAATCCTGCGCTTCCTGGGAGCGCTGAAGGGCCTTTCGGAAGCGGAATCGGAACGCCGCGCGCGCGTCTGGCTCGAGCGGTTGGGGCTGGCGGACCGGCTGAACGTCGAGGTCCACAGCCTGTCACGCGGCATGCAGCAGAAAGTCCAGTTTATTGCCGCCATCATTCACCGGCCGCGGCTGGTGATCCTGGATGAGCCCTTCACGGGGCTCGATCCGGTCAACGCCGCCCTCATCAAGGACGTTATGCTGGAACTCCGCAATCAGGGCGCAACCATCATCCTCTCGACACACCGCATGGACCAGGTGGAGCAGATGTGCGATTCCATCTGCCTGATGAACAAAGGACAGAAGCTTCTGGACGGAGACCTGAAGGCCATCAAGAAGTCTTATGGCAACAACACGGTCAGGATGGAATTTGCAGGCGACCAGACTTTTCTTCAGCTTCCCGGCGTTATTGAAAGAATCAACTCGTATGGCGAGATGGTTGACATCACTCTGCGCCCCGGGGCGGACGCGCAGCGGATCCTGAAGAGCGCCGTGGAGCGCGGCGTTCAGGTCCGCCGTTTTGAACTGATTGAGCCTCCCTTGAACGACATTTTCATCGAGAAAGTATCGGAGCGCAATGCGTAA
- a CDS encoding ABC transporter permease, whose amino-acid sequence MRKIWLIFKREYVTRVRTKAFILGTLALPLLSMAVLVISIFLSGGTSRNSTRIAIIDEVGGVGGAVENALTEGKSTTHPKPDVVQVVEHPAPETEAYLNSQVMQNEIDGILVLPKGLLKGTAAAQFHARGMHAAALMGPIERAVNAAIIARRLSAEGKSASAMKNVFKVVQVQLVNASSEKAEDPSETNFAIAIVAGMVLYMTLIVYGMSTMHSVMEEKTTRMVEILVSSVKPFDLLTGKIVSVGAVALTQYLIWAVTVGALFASAASVTALVRPGAATPGINLSPMLLVYLVVFFLAGYFLYSALYAAAGAIVSNDEEARQAQMPLTLLILCSFMLFNVILNNPNSTTSVILSMTPFLSPILMTLRVAMQTPPLWQIVLALAFSIATTFYTIRISARIYRVGILMYGKRPSLKELRRWLRYS is encoded by the coding sequence ATGCGTAAGATCTGGCTGATCTTCAAACGTGAATACGTCACCCGGGTGCGGACCAAGGCCTTCATTCTGGGGACCCTCGCTCTGCCGCTGCTCTCGATGGCCGTCCTGGTGATTTCCATTTTTCTCTCGGGAGGAACTTCCCGAAATTCCACCAGAATTGCCATCATCGACGAAGTGGGCGGCGTCGGCGGCGCGGTCGAAAACGCGCTGACCGAGGGCAAATCAACCACCCACCCCAAGCCTGACGTGGTCCAGGTTGTGGAACATCCTGCGCCGGAGACGGAGGCGTATCTCAATTCCCAGGTCATGCAGAATGAAATTGACGGGATTCTGGTGCTGCCGAAAGGCCTGTTGAAAGGGACTGCCGCAGCGCAGTTCCATGCCAGAGGCATGCACGCGGCGGCTTTGATGGGACCCATCGAGCGGGCCGTGAACGCGGCCATCATTGCGCGGCGGCTGAGCGCCGAGGGGAAGAGCGCCAGCGCCATGAAGAACGTCTTCAAAGTGGTGCAGGTCCAGCTCGTGAACGCTTCGTCCGAAAAAGCGGAGGACCCCAGCGAAACCAATTTCGCCATCGCCATTGTCGCCGGCATGGTCCTTTACATGACGCTGATTGTTTACGGGATGTCAACCATGCACTCGGTGATGGAAGAAAAGACCACACGCATGGTGGAAATCCTGGTTTCATCCGTCAAGCCCTTCGACCTGTTGACGGGAAAGATTGTGAGCGTTGGGGCCGTGGCGCTCACTCAATACCTGATTTGGGCGGTGACCGTGGGCGCGCTGTTTGCCTCCGCGGCAAGCGTCACGGCGCTGGTGCGTCCGGGCGCTGCCACGCCCGGCATCAATCTGTCCCCCATGCTGCTGGTTTATCTGGTGGTTTTTTTTCTGGCGGGATATTTCCTCTACTCGGCGCTTTATGCGGCGGCCGGCGCCATCGTTTCGAACGACGAAGAGGCGCGCCAGGCGCAGATGCCGCTCACGCTGTTGATCCTCTGCAGCTTCATGCTCTTCAATGTAATCCTGAACAATCCCAATTCCACCACTTCCGTCATCCTGTCGATGACGCCTTTCCTTTCGCCCATTCTGATGACGCTTCGCGTGGCCATGCAGACGCCGCCGCTTTGGCAGATCGTTCTGGCGCTGGCCTTTTCAATCGCAACCACCTTCTACACGATTCGTATCTCGGCCAGGATTTACCGTGTCGGCATCCTGATGTATGGGAAGCGGCCCTCGCTTAAGGAATTGCGGCGCTGGCTGCGGTATTCGTGA
- a CDS encoding Fe-S-containing protein — translation MFDSLVITLREGVEAALIVGIILGYLKKAGRDEWVPFVWWGVGAAVAVSAAAAFFLQKWAISEDAYEGWMMLLGAVFVASVVIWMMRASKGLKKEIESRISDLSIKPSRSGAWGIFALVLLMVAREGAETAIFLGAVSLRTTELMNLMGAVLGLALAIGLGVAFFKGSIKVNLRRFFSVTSLVLLVVAFQLLVSGLHELSEAQILPSSRREMAVIGPIANSDTFFFVAIIALCLFLVLAERIRTGSVSADALSRMAAPERRKMVASQRRERFWKTAASAVGLIIIILISADYVYSRVAQVVRPPVELAFIGNIAQVPVDGLKDHKLHTYQVEAGGKQVRFIAILDSSDTVRVGLDACQICGDQGYYQQGQNVICRNCASAIYAPTIGSAGGCNPVHIDYLVHGNMLEISKASLESSARYFH, via the coding sequence ATGTTCGATTCCTTAGTCATCACGCTGCGTGAAGGCGTTGAAGCCGCGCTGATCGTCGGCATCATCCTCGGCTATCTGAAGAAGGCCGGCCGGGATGAATGGGTCCCGTTTGTCTGGTGGGGAGTGGGCGCGGCGGTTGCCGTCAGCGCCGCCGCTGCTTTTTTTCTCCAGAAGTGGGCCATCAGCGAAGACGCCTACGAAGGCTGGATGATGTTGCTGGGCGCCGTGTTTGTGGCCTCCGTGGTGATCTGGATGATGCGGGCGTCGAAAGGGCTGAAGAAGGAAATTGAGAGCAGGATTTCAGACCTCTCCATCAAACCGTCGCGCTCGGGAGCCTGGGGAATCTTCGCGCTGGTGCTCCTGATGGTGGCCCGCGAAGGCGCCGAAACAGCGATCTTCCTGGGCGCCGTTTCATTGCGCACCACCGAGCTGATGAACCTGATGGGGGCCGTGCTGGGCCTGGCGTTGGCCATAGGACTGGGCGTGGCCTTCTTCAAGGGAAGCATCAAGGTTAACCTTCGCAGGTTTTTCAGCGTCACCAGCCTGGTGCTCCTGGTGGTTGCGTTTCAATTGCTGGTTTCCGGTTTGCACGAGCTTTCCGAGGCCCAGATTCTTCCTTCCAGCCGCCGCGAAATGGCCGTTATCGGGCCGATCGCCAACAGTGACACTTTCTTCTTTGTGGCCATCATTGCGCTGTGCCTGTTTCTGGTCCTGGCCGAGAGAATCCGGACCGGGTCAGTGTCAGCCGATGCGCTTTCGCGCATGGCCGCGCCGGAGCGCCGGAAGATGGTTGCCAGCCAGCGGCGTGAACGCTTCTGGAAGACGGCGGCGAGCGCCGTGGGGCTGATCATCATCATCCTGATCAGCGCTGACTATGTTTATTCCCGGGTTGCCCAGGTGGTCCGGCCGCCTGTCGAATTGGCGTTTATCGGCAACATTGCTCAGGTGCCTGTTGATGGGTTGAAAGACCACAAGCTGCACACCTATCAGGTGGAAGCCGGGGGCAAGCAGGTGCGATTCATCGCCATCCTGGACTCGTCAGATACGGTCCGGGTGGGGCTTGATGCCTGCCAGATTTGCGGCGACCAGGGATACTACCAGCAGGGCCAGAACGTGATTTGCCGGAACTGCGCGTCCGCCATTTACGCCCCGACCATCGGGTCGGCTGGCGGCTGCAATCCCGTCCATATTGACTATCTGGTGCACGGCAACATGCTGGAGATTTCAAAGGCCAGTCTTGAAAGTTCGGCCCGCTATTTCCACTAA
- a CDS encoding FtsX-like permease family protein has product MLSRIVGRSLIRRRKRKLLGVAAVALGIGVTTAAGTLSLSVGDRVAHELRSFGANISVTPAADSLSIAVGGVDYRPAGAGAFLPESSLPELRKIFWRNNIMGFAPFLYAPATVEGRPVVVIGSWFNHALEVQRGDVFRTGLEKLHPGWNVEGNWPQDGSQQCLVGITLAGELGIKPGANLIFQSKGRPDSTMALAVSGILGTGGEEDDEVLAPLAAVQEFTGLPGKVRRVEVSALTKPEDEFGRSDVTRLNAADYERWYCTPYVSSIAWQIQQAVPGSEARPVYRVAATEGSIIKNISLLMTLLAVAALVTAALAMASLMFAIILERRAEIGLFKSLGATNRRVASIFLLEAFGVGLAGGIVGYGLGSWMASRLSLAVFGVPTGIEWVILPTVLTLALLVTLAGSAVPLARGLKVSPVAVLRNE; this is encoded by the coding sequence ATGTTAAGCAGAATTGTCGGCAGATCGCTCATACGCCGGCGAAAGCGCAAACTGCTGGGCGTCGCAGCCGTGGCTCTGGGGATTGGGGTTACCACGGCGGCAGGAACGCTTTCTCTGAGCGTAGGGGACCGCGTGGCGCACGAGCTTCGCTCGTTCGGGGCCAACATTTCTGTGACCCCAGCCGCGGATAGCCTGTCGATCGCCGTGGGCGGAGTGGACTACCGGCCTGCCGGCGCCGGCGCATTTCTGCCCGAATCCAGCCTGCCCGAACTGAGAAAGATATTCTGGCGCAATAACATCATGGGGTTTGCCCCATTCCTCTACGCGCCCGCCACGGTCGAGGGGCGCCCGGTCGTCGTAATCGGAAGCTGGTTCAACCACGCCCTCGAGGTGCAGCGTGGAGACGTTTTCCGCACGGGCTTGGAAAAGCTTCATCCTGGATGGAACGTCGAGGGAAACTGGCCGCAAGACGGATCGCAGCAGTGCCTGGTGGGCATTACCCTCGCGGGGGAACTGGGAATCAAGCCGGGAGCCAATTTGATTTTCCAGAGCAAGGGCCGCCCGGACTCCACGATGGCCCTCGCGGTGAGTGGCATTCTCGGGACCGGAGGAGAGGAAGACGATGAAGTTCTGGCGCCGCTTGCCGCGGTGCAGGAATTCACCGGCCTGCCGGGAAAGGTGCGCCGCGTGGAAGTGAGCGCCTTGACCAAGCCCGAGGATGAATTCGGCCGCTCCGACGTCACCCGGCTGAACGCCGCCGACTATGAGCGCTGGTATTGCACGCCCTACGTGAGTTCAATCGCCTGGCAGATTCAGCAGGCGGTCCCCGGCTCAGAGGCCAGGCCCGTCTATCGCGTGGCCGCAACGGAGGGCTCGATTATCAAAAACATCAGCCTCCTGATGACGCTTCTTGCCGTGGCAGCGCTGGTGACGGCCGCCCTGGCGATGGCTTCGCTGATGTTTGCCATCATTCTGGAGCGCCGGGCGGAAATCGGCCTCTTCAAGTCCCTGGGAGCCACCAACCGCCGGGTGGCGTCAATCTTTCTGCTGGAAGCTTTTGGAGTCGGCCTTGCGGGCGGCATTGTGGGATACGGGCTGGGGAGCTGGATGGCAAGCCGGTTGTCGCTTGCCGTTTTCGGCGTTCCGACCGGAATCGAATGGGTGATTCTGCCCACGGTCCTGACGCTGGCCTTGCTGGTGACATTGGCAGGAAGCGCTGTCCCGCTGGCCCGGGGACTGAAAGTCTCACCCGTCGCGGTGTTGAGAAATGAGTGA
- the selA gene encoding L-seryl-tRNA(Sec) selenium transferase, producing MESKSHANAATEMLRQIPSVDELLGRDGLKRLEAELGHRVVVEAARTILQEMREGIAKGTAGAFSPAELEEKIATAATDLAAYSLQPVINATGVVLHTNLGRAPLARRAVEHIEEIAGCYSNLEYDLGEGRRGKRDSHTDRLFAELTGAERTLVVNNNAAAVFLTLNALAEGGEVIVSRGELIEIGGSFRIPDICAKSGARLKEVGATNRTRLADYAGAINEHTRALMRVHPSNFRVVGFTERPELAELVELAHQHHLPLIEDLGSGCLFDLRPLGIRDEPLVAASLRAGVDVVTFSGDKLLGGPQAGLITGRREFLHRIRQNPLFRALRVDKLTIAALEATIRLYLDGNLDAIPALRMMRRPLEELAARAASLVARLVDIPSISAGIEDGESVAGGGSTPGQSLPTKLVAVCHGRLGAQEMEAALRRNRPPVIARVERDRLLLDLRTVFDDQDAAIIHAFERIS from the coding sequence ATGGAAAGCAAAAGCCATGCGAACGCCGCGACGGAAATGCTGCGGCAGATTCCTTCCGTGGACGAACTGCTGGGCCGAGACGGCCTGAAGCGTCTTGAAGCGGAACTGGGCCACCGCGTCGTTGTCGAGGCCGCCCGGACCATCCTGCAAGAAATGCGTGAAGGGATTGCGAAGGGGACCGCTGGAGCGTTCTCACCGGCTGAGCTCGAAGAAAAGATCGCCACCGCCGCCACTGACCTGGCAGCATATTCACTCCAGCCCGTCATCAACGCCACAGGCGTGGTCCTCCACACCAATCTGGGGCGTGCTCCTCTGGCTCGCAGGGCCGTCGAGCACATCGAGGAAATTGCCGGCTGCTATTCGAATCTGGAATACGATCTGGGTGAAGGCAGGCGCGGAAAGCGCGACTCACACACCGACCGCCTCTTCGCGGAATTGACCGGCGCCGAGAGAACGCTGGTGGTGAATAACAATGCCGCCGCCGTCTTCCTCACGCTGAACGCGTTGGCCGAAGGCGGAGAAGTCATCGTTTCGCGCGGGGAGCTGATTGAAATCGGCGGTTCTTTCCGCATCCCGGATATTTGCGCCAAGAGCGGCGCAAGGCTCAAAGAAGTGGGCGCCACCAACCGGACGCGGCTGGCAGACTATGCCGGGGCGATCAATGAACACACCCGGGCGCTGATGCGCGTCCATCCCAGCAACTTTCGGGTTGTTGGGTTTACCGAAAGGCCGGAACTGGCGGAACTGGTCGAATTGGCCCATCAGCATCATCTTCCCCTGATCGAGGACCTCGGCAGCGGATGCCTTTTCGATCTCAGGCCCCTGGGCATCCGGGATGAGCCCCTGGTAGCGGCAAGCCTCAGGGCGGGTGTGGACGTGGTGACGTTCAGCGGAGATAAGCTGCTGGGAGGGCCGCAGGCGGGCCTGATCACAGGCCGACGGGAGTTTCTGCACCGCATCCGCCAGAACCCTCTGTTTCGCGCCCTGCGAGTTGACAAGCTGACCATCGCTGCGCTCGAAGCAACCATCAGGCTTTACCTTGACGGAAACCTTGATGCCATTCCGGCGCTGCGCATGATGAGACGGCCGCTCGAGGAACTGGCCGCGCGCGCCGCTTCGCTCGTGGCCAGGCTGGTGGATATTCCCTCCATTTCCGCCGGGATTGAAGACGGCGAATCGGTGGCCGGCGGAGGCTCGACGCCTGGGCAGTCGCTGCCCACGAAACTGGTTGCGGTGTGTCACGGCAGGCTTGGCGCGCAGGAAATGGAAGCAGCGCTTCGGCGCAACCGTCCGCCCGTCATCGCCCGCGTCGAGAGGGACCGCCTGCTGCTCGATCTGCGGACGGTTTTTGACGACCAGGACGCGGCGATCATTCACGCTTTTGAGCGCATTTCGTAG
- the trxB gene encoding thioredoxin-disulfide reductase gives MRNVVIIGSGCAGLTAAIYAGRANLTPLVVRGHEAGGQLTLTTLVENYPGFPKGVQGPELIELMQKQAEEFGAEFQEGDITRADLSKRPFTLELGKETIETQALIIATGASAKLLGLDSERKLLGHGVSTCATCDGYFYRGKDVVVVGGGDTAAEDALFLTRYAKQVNVVHRRDELRASKIMQQRMFDSKLIHPIWNTVVTDVLDPAKGEVTGVQLKNLQTGEESVKEAHGVFIAIGHSPNTALFKGQLEMNEVGYLVTHDGSQTNVPGVFAAGDCRDHIYRQAVTAAGTGCMAAMDAEKFLAEAAHARSK, from the coding sequence ATGAGAAATGTCGTCATTATCGGCTCGGGTTGCGCGGGACTGACTGCGGCCATCTACGCCGGCCGCGCCAACCTGACCCCTTTGGTGGTCCGCGGGCATGAAGCGGGAGGCCAGCTCACGCTCACCACCCTGGTGGAGAATTACCCCGGTTTCCCCAAAGGCGTCCAGGGGCCCGAGCTGATTGAACTGATGCAAAAGCAGGCGGAGGAATTTGGGGCCGAATTCCAGGAAGGCGACATCACCCGCGCCGATCTTTCAAAGCGCCCTTTCACGCTGGAACTGGGCAAGGAGACAATTGAAACGCAGGCCCTGATCATCGCCACAGGGGCCTCAGCCAAGCTGCTGGGGCTGGATTCCGAGCGCAAGCTGCTGGGCCACGGGGTCTCAACCTGCGCCACCTGTGACGGCTACTTCTATCGCGGCAAGGACGTGGTGGTGGTGGGCGGCGGCGACACTGCAGCCGAGGACGCGCTGTTCCTTACCCGCTACGCCAAACAGGTGAACGTGGTGCACCGGCGCGACGAGTTGCGCGCCTCCAAGATCATGCAGCAGCGCATGTTCGACAGCAAGCTCATCCATCCGATCTGGAACACGGTGGTAACCGACGTGCTCGACCCGGCCAAAGGCGAAGTGACGGGCGTCCAGTTGAAAAACCTCCAGACAGGAGAAGAATCGGTCAAAGAGGCCCACGGTGTCTTCATTGCCATCGGACATTCCCCCAACACCGCGCTTTTCAAGGGCCAACTCGAGATGAATGAAGTTGGCTACCTGGTGACGCACGATGGTTCGCAAACCAATGTTCCCGGCGTCTTTGCAGCCGGCGACTGCCGTGACCACATCTACCGGCAGGCAGTGACGGCCGCCGGAACGGGCTGCATGGCCGCCATGGACGCTGAGAAGTTTCTGGCCGAAGCTGCGCATGCGCGATCAAAATAG
- a CDS encoding iron dependent repressor, metal binding and dimerization domain protein, producing MAQEGLVRLDQDDRLSFTPKGQRQANHVIRRHRLSERLFYEMFQIHKDLLDENAGKIEHSLSAEVTEKLCVLLKHPETCPHGSPIPPGVCCPRR from the coding sequence ATGGCCCAGGAAGGGCTGGTGCGGCTTGACCAGGACGACCGGCTGTCATTCACCCCGAAGGGCCAGCGGCAAGCCAACCACGTGATCCGCCGCCACCGGCTCTCCGAGCGGCTGTTCTATGAGATGTTCCAGATCCACAAAGATCTGCTGGATGAGAATGCCGGCAAGATTGAGCATAGCCTGAGCGCCGAAGTCACCGAAAAACTCTGCGTGCTCCTCAAACATCCCGAGACTTGCCCGCACGGATCTCCGATCCCGCCGGGAGTCTGCTGCCCCAGGCGGTAG